The following coding sequences lie in one Metallumcola ferriviriculae genomic window:
- a CDS encoding CoA transferase subunit A — MGAISKRILLENVPDYIQEGDRVWTGGWTVVRKPMAMVYEIIKREKRNLHMVANPGGPEIDLMTGCGCVTKTESNYIGNEVFGHPYNFRRRLEDSRYKGEFFHDDWTVTTGALRIMAGAMGIPFIPTKCLKGTDIINPEMDGFHTLRGKDAKVPKKKAVLMEDPFWEGETVVLIPALRPDVCLIHAQEVGEDGTVRISGGAFLDYYAAVAAKITIVSAERIVPIEEMEQTAEANTIPGEVVDGILEVPYGAHPTALQGFYDNDPWWFKEYMEASKDTEKMDTWVRKWIYEVKSFEEYLLKVGMKRIQKLRADTVLGYNPDIKRRLDKLEEVK; from the coding sequence ATGGGCGCAATTAGCAAAAGAATCTTGTTGGAAAATGTTCCGGATTATATTCAGGAGGGGGACCGGGTGTGGACCGGTGGTTGGACTGTTGTACGTAAACCCATGGCCATGGTTTATGAAATCATCAAAAGGGAAAAAAGGAACCTGCACATGGTGGCTAATCCCGGCGGACCCGAAATTGATTTAATGACCGGGTGCGGGTGTGTTACTAAAACAGAAAGCAACTACATTGGTAATGAGGTCTTCGGCCATCCTTATAATTTCCGGCGTCGGTTGGAGGACTCGCGGTACAAGGGAGAGTTCTTCCATGATGACTGGACGGTGACCACCGGTGCTCTGAGAATTATGGCCGGGGCCATGGGCATTCCCTTTATCCCCACTAAATGTCTTAAGGGAACAGATATCATCAATCCCGAAATGGATGGGTTTCATACTCTCAGGGGCAAAGATGCAAAAGTTCCTAAAAAGAAAGCAGTCTTGATGGAGGACCCCTTTTGGGAAGGGGAGACAGTGGTTTTAATTCCTGCTCTGCGGCCCGATGTTTGTCTCATCCATGCTCAAGAGGTAGGTGAGGACGGAACGGTCCGCATCAGCGGCGGGGCCTTCCTTGACTATTACGCTGCTGTAGCTGCCAAGATAACAATTGTCTCAGCTGAAAGGATTGTTCCTATTGAGGAAATGGAGCAAACTGCCGAGGCCAATACTATTCCGGGTGAGGTGGTAGATGGTATTTTGGAAGTTCCCTATGGTGCTCATCCCACGGCTTTACAGGGCTTTTATGATAATGACCCGTGGTGGTTTAAAGAATATATGGAAGCTTCCAAAGATACTGAAAAAATGGATACGTGGGTCCGAAAATGGATTTATGAAGTGAAGAGTTTTGAAGAGTATCTACTAAAGGTAGGGATGAAAAGAATACAGAAACTTCGAGCTGATACGGTTTTAGGCTACAATCCCGATATTAAGAGACGGCTCGATAAGTTAGAGGAGGTGAAATAA
- a CDS encoding ABC transporter ATP-binding protein has translation MLKVTRLTKTFKKTTAVDNISFTLNDGDIVGLLGPNGAGKSTTIKTIAGLLRKNTGEITIAGHKNTLLEAKKHFTYVPEVPELYDMLTVREHLQFIAYAYDVPDWKEKVEGLFARYDLLDKQEKLAKELSKGMKQKVSICSGLLPNPDLYLFDEPMIGLDPKAIRETKRIFQELSAQGKTIFISTHLLDSIENLCHRVLVMKNGRIIADGDRAALKAQLGDGSKDYTLEELFLEVTGDE, from the coding sequence ATGTTAAAGGTTACGCGGTTGACAAAAACATTTAAAAAGACAACGGCTGTGGACAACATAAGTTTTACTTTAAATGATGGGGACATTGTCGGGTTACTTGGGCCAAACGGCGCAGGAAAGAGTACTACCATAAAAACTATTGCCGGACTGCTGCGTAAGAATACTGGTGAGATCACCATAGCGGGTCATAAAAATACTCTGTTAGAAGCAAAAAAACATTTTACTTACGTACCCGAGGTCCCGGAACTGTACGATATGCTGACAGTAAGAGAACATTTGCAGTTTATCGCTTATGCTTACGATGTACCTGACTGGAAGGAGAAGGTGGAAGGTCTTTTTGCAAGATACGATCTTTTAGACAAACAGGAAAAGCTGGCAAAGGAGCTTTCCAAAGGGATGAAACAAAAGGTATCTATCTGTTCAGGGCTGCTTCCGAATCCTGATCTGTATCTTTTTGATGAGCCGATGATAGGTCTAGATCCCAAAGCTATTCGAGAAACTAAGCGGATTTTTCAGGAGCTAAGCGCTCAGGGAAAAACCATTTTCATCAGCACACATCTGTTAGATAGTATTGAAAACCTATGTCACCGCGTGTTGGTGATGAAAAATGGGCGGATTATAGCCGATGGCGATAGAGCTGCCCTAAAGGCCCAGTTGGGAGACGGCAGTAAAGATTATACCCTGGAAGAGTTATTCTTAGAGGTGACCGGGGATGAATGA
- a CDS encoding sigma-54 interaction domain-containing protein: protein MIKRSDDLQQFFKEKLPMLWEYTFDSIIVVDRSLKIRYINPEADRMLKQLEEETDTLKPFEALTNHLDVNEVLDQQRPKFNISISFEGKFFTSNVIPVDENLCLAIIKDLTKVKEAEEKIEAIEETNKELNDIIDLSADGLVSIDGNGILLRMNEAYEKIVNIRAKDFLGKPAILLKEKGVLPDLVSTHVLKDLKPKDLYLTIRGKEVLLTGRPVFNSGGKLIRIVANIRDLTELNNLKEQIQRFYKLTSRYKTELERLRAKELEGDLIGSSVKMKKVVELVVQVAEVGSTVLIYGETGTGKEITARMVHRNSRRKEGPFITVNCGALTTSLLESELFGYVAGAFTGADKNGKMGLFEAAEGGTLFLDEIGEMPMEMQVKLLRAIQEKKIRRIGGNKEISVNVRLVAATNKDLKSMVEKGEFREDLFYRLNVLKISLPPLRVRKEDIPDLVDYFLERFNRKYGFQQVLPKGMIARLVSFDWPGNVRQLENTIERLVVLSRGLNLDHELLNDIIDPGEQIIMDNKPLKEILEYTEREIIFKAYKKYGSTRKAARKLGISQATVSRKLQKYKHDELN, encoded by the coding sequence GTGATTAAACGGTCTGACGATTTGCAGCAATTTTTTAAGGAAAAATTGCCAATGCTTTGGGAATATACCTTTGACAGCATCATTGTAGTGGATCGCTCATTAAAAATTAGATACATTAATCCGGAGGCGGACAGGATGCTGAAACAACTTGAAGAAGAGACTGATACCCTAAAACCATTTGAGGCGCTGACGAACCATCTCGATGTGAATGAAGTGCTGGATCAACAACGGCCGAAATTTAACATTAGCATCTCTTTTGAAGGAAAATTTTTTACCAGCAATGTCATACCGGTTGATGAGAATCTTTGCCTTGCAATAATAAAAGATTTGACAAAAGTCAAAGAAGCCGAAGAAAAAATTGAAGCCATAGAAGAAACGAATAAAGAATTGAATGATATTATTGATCTTAGTGCTGATGGGCTGGTCAGCATCGATGGGAATGGTATACTCCTTCGGATGAACGAGGCTTATGAGAAGATAGTTAATATTCGAGCAAAGGATTTTCTTGGAAAGCCGGCAATTTTGCTGAAAGAAAAGGGTGTTTTACCGGATTTGGTGAGCACCCATGTATTAAAGGACTTAAAGCCAAAAGACCTTTATTTAACTATCCGGGGAAAGGAAGTATTGCTAACCGGAAGACCGGTATTTAATAGCGGTGGCAAACTTATCCGGATAGTGGCAAATATCAGGGACTTGACAGAGCTGAATAATCTCAAAGAACAAATCCAACGGTTTTATAAGTTGACCAGCCGGTATAAGACAGAATTGGAGAGGTTAAGAGCAAAAGAGCTTGAAGGAGACCTAATAGGCAGCAGCGTTAAAATGAAAAAAGTAGTGGAGTTAGTAGTACAAGTTGCCGAAGTAGGCTCTACGGTGTTGATATATGGTGAAACGGGTACCGGTAAGGAGATTACCGCTAGAATGGTACACCGAAACAGCCGGCGTAAAGAAGGCCCCTTTATAACGGTCAATTGCGGTGCACTTACTACATCATTATTAGAGTCCGAGCTGTTTGGTTATGTAGCCGGGGCATTTACGGGAGCGGATAAAAATGGCAAGATGGGGCTTTTTGAAGCTGCTGAAGGGGGTACGTTGTTTTTAGATGAAATTGGTGAAATGCCAATGGAGATGCAGGTGAAGTTATTAAGGGCAATACAGGAGAAAAAAATACGGCGCATTGGCGGTAACAAAGAAATATCAGTCAATGTGCGTCTGGTTGCTGCTACGAATAAAGATTTAAAGAGTATGGTTGAGAAAGGGGAATTCAGAGAGGATTTGTTTTACAGGTTAAATGTACTTAAAATATCTCTTCCTCCTCTTAGAGTGCGTAAAGAAGATATTCCGGATCTAGTTGACTATTTTCTCGAAAGGTTTAATCGGAAATATGGATTTCAACAAGTGCTGCCAAAAGGTATGATAGCTAGATTAGTGTCTTTTGATTGGCCGGGAAATGTAAGGCAGTTGGAAAATACCATTGAAAGGCTTGTTGTCTTAAGCCGCGGTCTAAATTTAGATCATGAACTACTTAACGATATTATCGATCCCGGGGAACAGATCATTATGGACAATAAACCACTGAAAGAGATTTTGGAATACACCGAACGAGAAATTATTTTTAAAGCATATAAGAAATATGGGAGCACAAGAAAGGCGGCGCGAAAGCTGGGTATCAGCCAGGCAACGGTTTCCCGGAAATTACAGAAGTACAAGCACGATGAACTAAACTGA
- the meaB gene encoding methylmalonyl Co-A mutase-associated GTPase MeaB: MLIIEKFIGAFEQGDKVALGRLLKEVENQTPLGYEMLKQTISREGNSHIVGITGPPGAGKSTIITKLCQVLSKRGLNVGVVCIDPSSPFNGGALLGDRVRMQDAAKLPQVFIKSLATRGNLGGLAVSTADIVQVLDAFGKDLIIVETVGVGQVEFDVLDIADTVVLVTVPGLGDAIQTYKAGIMEIADLYVVNQADRGGADETARDLRMMVEESGKKDWQPPVIKTVAINRQGIEKLSEEIQRHRSYLLQAQLWQKKRRERNAKKLTRMLEALFNVKAAQYIESHREVEQLVERVREGNHDPYSAAIEILENMLKS; this comes from the coding sequence ATGCTTATCATTGAAAAGTTTATAGGGGCATTTGAACAGGGGGATAAAGTGGCTTTAGGCAGGTTGCTTAAAGAAGTAGAAAACCAGACCCCATTAGGTTACGAAATGCTGAAGCAGACCATTTCCAGGGAAGGAAATTCCCATATTGTGGGGATTACCGGTCCCCCGGGCGCTGGGAAGAGCACCATTATTACGAAACTGTGTCAAGTGTTATCCAAACGGGGATTAAATGTGGGAGTGGTATGTATTGATCCCAGCAGCCCTTTTAATGGAGGAGCTCTGCTGGGTGATAGAGTCAGAATGCAGGACGCGGCAAAGCTTCCGCAGGTTTTTATTAAAAGCCTAGCTACTAGAGGAAATCTTGGAGGTCTGGCTGTCTCTACCGCTGATATCGTTCAAGTGCTTGATGCATTTGGCAAAGATTTAATCATTGTCGAAACAGTAGGCGTCGGACAGGTCGAATTTGATGTCTTGGATATCGCGGATACGGTAGTGCTTGTCACTGTTCCAGGTTTAGGTGATGCTATTCAGACATATAAAGCCGGTATCATGGAGATAGCAGATTTATATGTGGTAAATCAGGCCGACAGAGGCGGCGCAGATGAAACTGCCAGAGACCTACGGATGATGGTTGAGGAAAGCGGCAAAAAAGATTGGCAGCCACCCGTGATAAAAACGGTGGCAATTAATAGGCAGGGAATAGAAAAATTGTCGGAGGAAATTCAGCGGCACAGGAGTTATTTACTGCAGGCGCAGTTATGGCAGAAAAAGCGTAGAGAACGTAATGCCAAAAAACTTACTAGAATGCTCGAAGCGTTATTCAATGTCAAAGCCGCCCAATACATCGAAAGTCATCGGGAAGTGGAACAGTTGGTAGAGCGGGTCAGAGAAGGTAACCATGACCCATATTCTGCCGCTATTGAAATATTGGAAAATATGCTCAAAAGCTAA
- a CDS encoding cobalamin B12-binding domain-containing protein, with the protein MEKRIKVVMAKLGLDIHWRGAVVVSRMLRDEGMEVVYLGNQFPEQIVEAASQEGADVVGLSTLGGNHSILGPKVVRLLKEKGLDDVLVLMGGVIPPDDIPKLKEAGVAEVFGPESRIDTISTFIRSKVI; encoded by the coding sequence ATGGAAAAGAGAATAAAAGTTGTCATGGCAAAACTTGGGTTGGATATCCACTGGCGTGGTGCCGTTGTAGTTTCCAGAATGCTAAGGGATGAGGGGATGGAAGTTGTCTACTTGGGCAATCAGTTTCCTGAACAGATTGTGGAGGCAGCATCCCAGGAAGGCGCCGATGTAGTGGGCTTAAGTACTTTGGGCGGCAATCACAGTATTCTGGGACCAAAAGTTGTAAGGCTGCTCAAGGAAAAGGGATTAGATGATGTATTAGTTCTCATGGGGGGAGTTATTCCTCCGGATGATATTCCTAAACTCAAAGAAGCTGGCGTTGCAGAGGTTTTTGGCCCGGAAAGCAGAATTGATACAATTTCTACATTTATAAGAAGCAAGGTTATATAG
- a CDS encoding CoA-transferase subunit beta produces MVVEKRTEEAAYNAPRPYSQLEMMVIASSRLLQDRERVLVGTGLPLVGAGLAKNIHAKDMVVIMEAVAFDSDPQALPFCVADPRAVYKTRWVPTAIEVMGQFLQSGKIDVGFLGGAQVDKYGNINSTIIGNYHNPRKRFEGSGGASDIAGLSKRTIIIMVHEPKRFVEEVDYITSTGWKCRSFDGNLLVDRDELGLGGGPDAVVSTMGVMKFDKSSKEMYVQYYYAHLGVTVEKIQQATSFDIDISRAKPMDPPTSIELEVLRKKVDPEGIYMKY; encoded by the coding sequence GTGGTCGTGGAAAAAAGGACCGAGGAAGCTGCCTATAACGCCCCACGTCCATATAGTCAACTAGAAATGATGGTAATAGCCTCCAGCAGACTGCTGCAGGATCGTGAGAGAGTATTAGTGGGAACAGGCCTTCCGTTGGTGGGGGCAGGTCTCGCCAAGAACATCCACGCCAAGGATATGGTGGTGATTATGGAGGCTGTTGCTTTTGACAGTGATCCCCAAGCATTGCCGTTTTGTGTGGCCGACCCTAGGGCGGTGTACAAAACAAGGTGGGTACCGACGGCGATAGAGGTTATGGGGCAGTTCCTCCAGAGTGGCAAAATCGATGTTGGTTTTTTGGGCGGTGCACAGGTTGATAAGTACGGAAATATTAATTCTACAATTATCGGCAATTATCATAATCCTCGAAAGCGTTTTGAAGGATCGGGCGGTGCAAGTGATATAGCTGGCCTGTCCAAAAGAACTATTATTATCATGGTTCATGAGCCAAAAAGGTTTGTGGAAGAGGTTGATTACATTACCAGCACAGGTTGGAAATGCCGTTCTTTTGACGGAAATTTGCTGGTAGACAGGGATGAACTGGGCCTTGGTGGAGGACCTGATGCGGTGGTATCTACGATGGGAGTTATGAAGTTTGATAAATCAAGTAAAGAGATGTATGTACAGTACTACTATGCCCACCTGGGTGTTACTGTTGAAAAGATCCAACAAGCCACGAGTTTTGACATAGATATCTCGCGGGCAAAACCCATGGATCCGCCTACCTCAATTGAACTTGAGGTTTTAAGAAAGAAGGTTGACCCAGAAGGGATTTACATGAAATATTAA
- a CDS encoding acyl-CoA mutase large subunit family protein, translated as MANSEKKLFDQEMLQRIEAEKVRWNKETLKGKAGEENYYTESGIPIDILYTPAHLKELDYFQDLGFPGEAPYVRGVYPNMYRGRLFTVRQLSGFGAPEDCNIRIKFLLDNGATGVNIVFDLPTVRGYNSDDPEAEGNVGACGVAIDSLEDMEALFEGVPIDEISSSVVTHMPSTTVVLMAMYTVMAEKRGIPLEKLSGTNQNDFLMETTIGSAPEILPPKASFRLQCDAIEYASKNLPRWNPVSYNGYNLREAGTSAVQEVAIAIANAIATAEELIRRGNKIDDFAKRMSFFWDLCNDFFEEIAKCRASRIVFQEVMRDRFNAKDIKSQLMRFHVQTAGITLTAVEPLNNIARSAIQGLAAILGGSQSLHIDSFDEAYSAPTEEAALVSLRTQQILQTETNVVNTVDPLAGSYYVETLTQEMAKLIREYVATIEAKGGLVAVTENGWLHREISDFAYKQQKKIESGEHKIVGVNYFPMEHKETDIDVFRYPETEGRQKEKLAQLRQKRDQGKLDKALGILRDKCHSDENIMPYVKDAVEALATLGEIEEIFREEFGLWQFPLA; from the coding sequence ATGGCAAATTCAGAAAAAAAGCTGTTTGACCAAGAAATGCTTCAAAGAATTGAAGCTGAGAAAGTCCGCTGGAACAAAGAAACTCTAAAGGGAAAAGCGGGAGAGGAAAATTATTATACCGAATCCGGTATACCCATTGATATTTTATATACACCGGCACACCTCAAGGAGTTAGATTATTTCCAAGACCTTGGCTTTCCCGGTGAGGCACCATACGTACGTGGTGTATACCCGAATATGTACCGTGGACGTTTGTTTACGGTCCGCCAGCTTTCAGGTTTTGGCGCTCCTGAAGATTGCAACATACGCATTAAGTTTCTGCTCGATAACGGTGCAACTGGTGTTAATATAGTCTTTGATTTGCCCACAGTTCGAGGCTACAATTCTGATGATCCTGAGGCTGAAGGTAATGTCGGCGCCTGCGGCGTGGCGATAGATTCCCTGGAGGACATGGAAGCGCTGTTTGAAGGGGTGCCTATTGATGAGATTTCTTCGTCGGTGGTTACCCATATGCCCAGTACTACGGTGGTGCTGATGGCAATGTACACAGTTATGGCAGAAAAGCGCGGCATACCTCTGGAAAAACTATCTGGGACAAACCAAAACGATTTTTTGATGGAAACCACTATTGGCAGTGCCCCAGAAATATTACCTCCTAAGGCATCATTTAGGCTGCAATGTGATGCCATTGAATACGCCAGCAAAAATCTTCCCCGATGGAATCCTGTCAGTTATAACGGTTATAACTTACGAGAAGCAGGTACCAGCGCAGTTCAGGAAGTGGCCATTGCCATTGCAAATGCTATAGCGACAGCAGAAGAATTAATTAGGAGAGGGAATAAAATTGATGACTTTGCAAAAAGAATGTCTTTCTTCTGGGATTTATGCAATGACTTCTTTGAGGAAATTGCCAAATGCAGGGCTTCGAGGATTGTATTTCAGGAAGTAATGCGCGATAGGTTTAATGCTAAGGATATCAAATCCCAATTGATGCGTTTCCATGTTCAAACGGCCGGCATCACTTTAACCGCTGTGGAACCACTTAATAATATTGCCCGCTCGGCAATTCAGGGATTGGCGGCAATCCTTGGAGGATCGCAATCCCTGCACATTGATTCCTTTGATGAAGCATATTCCGCGCCAACTGAAGAAGCTGCTTTGGTTTCATTGCGAACTCAACAGATTTTACAGACTGAAACAAATGTGGTAAATACTGTAGATCCACTGGCTGGTTCATACTATGTGGAAACTCTAACCCAGGAAATGGCGAAACTAATCCGCGAATACGTTGCGACAATTGAAGCCAAGGGAGGCTTGGTTGCTGTAACTGAGAACGGCTGGCTGCACAGGGAGATTTCTGACTTTGCATATAAGCAGCAGAAAAAGATTGAAAGCGGCGAACATAAAATAGTCGGGGTCAACTATTTCCCAATGGAGCACAAAGAAACTGACATTGATGTTTTTAGGTATCCTGAGACAGAAGGAAGACAAAAGGAGAAACTGGCTCAATTGCGCCAAAAAAGAGATCAGGGAAAATTGGATAAAGCCCTGGGTATTTTAAGAGATAAATGTCATTCGGATGAAAATATCATGCCATATGTCAAGGATGCAGTAGAAGCATTGGCTACGTTGGGTGAAATTGAAGAGATCTTCCGTGAAGAATTTGGCCTCTGGCAATTTCCGTTGGCCTAA
- a CDS encoding YbjQ family protein yields the protein MILTNIDYVPSYEVTEVLDLVKGSTIRAKHVGKDLLAMFRQLVGGELKEYSEMINESRKISTAKMVAEAEKLGADAVINIRFTTSNVMQGAAEILVYGTAVKLNKK from the coding sequence ATGATCTTAACAAATATTGATTATGTACCGAGCTACGAAGTAACTGAAGTATTAGATTTAGTTAAAGGAAGCACCATTAGAGCAAAACACGTGGGAAAAGATCTATTGGCTATGTTTAGACAACTTGTTGGCGGTGAGTTGAAGGAGTACAGTGAAATGATCAACGAATCACGGAAAATTTCTACCGCCAAAATGGTGGCGGAAGCGGAAAAACTAGGCGCTGATGCAGTTATTAATATTCGTTTCACCACATCCAACGTAATGCAGGGGGCGGCGGAAATACTTGTTTACGGTACTGCGGTAAAACTAAATAAAAAATAG
- a CDS encoding putative ABC exporter domain-containing protein, with protein MNDYKLLVKKDVWTIKNHILDIKGNPKRLVPYLLGLFWVASLVLSAFMRLKQGPTKIQATIGPEIIGAVFTALATALLLYNLYRGTQEAATFFSLGDVHFLFPAPVSSKKILLYNMIKQSLQYFFLYGIVILAFTPSILQIATINFQYVYLMYLGYITIVLMLWPLNFLIFAAGTKYRILGMLQFAVYLFIAVFLLYIGGSIIFAGNIVQGFLKGLNASFINYLPIIGWGKTAFMTAISGYNPFSITAAIMQLALLSIVIFFSYWLADDYYEDVLGATEKRAQRKRQKQGLEKKQFTMFHRKGKVSVQKIGTGPWALLWRARVEYSRTDLHPYFSLLTVAALAVGLIVGYFISQSAEKAIPVYVVNGVAAYIIFIFTASQSRFDQWSKPYIYLIPGSPLQKIIAVNMLDIIRMTINIFVLNAAVFVWLKTSPLIMAVMILFVISFYVLNLSASFIMRVIFPDAVDHKNLFPLFLMLQILLLLFPGLIGGAVLAFVFRTPLAFFQGVVLTNLVTITILLVIGNKAFAYLEWR; from the coding sequence ATGAATGATTATAAGTTATTAGTAAAAAAAGATGTGTGGACAATAAAAAATCATATCCTCGACATTAAAGGTAACCCCAAACGATTGGTTCCATATTTGTTGGGGCTTTTTTGGGTTGCCTCATTGGTGTTATCTGCATTCATGCGTTTAAAGCAGGGACCAACGAAAATCCAGGCCACTATTGGTCCGGAAATTATTGGGGCAGTCTTTACCGCGCTGGCCACGGCATTACTCTTGTATAATTTGTATCGTGGAACTCAGGAAGCGGCCACATTCTTTTCGTTGGGTGATGTGCACTTCCTCTTCCCGGCACCTGTATCATCAAAGAAAATTCTTCTTTACAATATGATAAAGCAGAGTTTGCAGTATTTTTTTCTGTACGGTATCGTTATTTTGGCCTTTACGCCATCTATATTACAGATAGCCACTATAAACTTTCAATATGTGTATTTAATGTATCTGGGCTATATCACAATCGTTCTCATGCTTTGGCCCTTGAATTTTTTGATATTTGCTGCCGGTACGAAATATAGAATTCTGGGAATGCTGCAGTTTGCGGTTTATCTTTTCATAGCCGTCTTTCTTCTCTACATCGGCGGCAGTATTATTTTTGCGGGAAATATTGTGCAGGGTTTTTTGAAAGGATTAAATGCTTCATTCATTAACTATCTTCCCATAATTGGCTGGGGGAAGACCGCATTCATGACTGCCATATCAGGGTATAACCCATTTAGTATCACGGCCGCAATAATGCAATTAGCACTTTTATCAATAGTAATCTTTTTTTCCTACTGGCTGGCCGATGACTATTATGAGGATGTCTTGGGAGCAACGGAAAAAAGAGCCCAGCGCAAAAGGCAGAAGCAGGGACTAGAAAAGAAACAGTTCACCATGTTTCATCGTAAAGGAAAGGTATCTGTTCAAAAGATAGGCACCGGTCCGTGGGCTCTGTTATGGAGAGCCCGGGTGGAATATAGCCGTACCGACTTGCATCCGTATTTTAGTTTATTGACAGTAGCTGCTCTGGCTGTGGGACTTATAGTGGGTTATTTTATCAGTCAATCCGCGGAGAAAGCAATTCCGGTCTACGTAGTTAACGGAGTAGCCGCCTACATAATCTTTATCTTTACCGCAAGCCAAAGTAGGTTTGACCAGTGGAGCAAACCATATATCTACCTAATACCGGGGAGCCCTTTGCAAAAGATTATTGCGGTAAATATGCTGGATATTATCCGTATGACTATCAATATATTTGTACTAAATGCTGCTGTTTTTGTTTGGTTAAAAACTTCACCTTTAATTATGGCTGTGATGATTTTGTTTGTGATTAGCTTTTATGTGCTTAATTTAAGTGCAAGTTTTATTATGCGGGTGATCTTCCCCGATGCGGTGGATCATAAGAATTTATTTCCTTTATTCCTAATGCTGCAAATTCTTTTATTGCTATTCCCCGGATTAATTGGCGGAGCTGTGCTGGCGTTTGTCTTTCGTACACCCTTAGCATTCTTTCAAGGTGTTGTGCTGACAAACCTTGTTACTATTACTATATTACTAGTTATAGGCAATAAAGCTTTTGCATATCTGGAGTGGAGGTAA
- a CDS encoding DMT family transporter, with protein MKSIILGILASSFFAMTFILNRAMDLSGGSWVWSAVLRFVFMVPFLLVIVGLRGDLKGLLSELSAKPLTWLTWSSVGFGLFYAPICFAAAYGPSWLVASMWQITIVAGSLLVPFFSDVIETPEGTKTVRQRIPVKGLFISLIILVGIAVMQIEQAKHLSTTEVVIGIVPVIFAAFAYPLGNRKMRAVCEGRLDTYQRVLGMTLASLPFWLILSVYGLASAGSPSFSQTVQALIVAVSSGVIATLLFFYATDITKGDVHKLAAVEATQSGEVIFALMGEIFLLRGKMPSIMSVAGMSLVIIGMVLHSFASQSKSIDINGGIVGD; from the coding sequence TTGAAATCTATCATACTTGGCATATTAGCCTCTTCATTTTTTGCTATGACATTTATTTTAAACAGGGCGATGGACCTTTCAGGGGGCAGTTGGGTCTGGAGTGCGGTGTTGAGATTCGTATTTATGGTGCCGTTCCTCTTAGTGATAGTAGGCTTACGGGGAGATTTAAAGGGACTCTTATCGGAGCTAAGCGCAAAACCTTTGACCTGGTTAACATGGAGTTCCGTTGGCTTCGGGTTATTTTATGCCCCTATCTGTTTCGCTGCAGCTTACGGACCTTCCTGGCTGGTGGCGAGTATGTGGCAAATAACAATTGTCGCCGGGTCTTTACTGGTTCCATTTTTTAGTGATGTAATTGAAACACCAGAAGGAACAAAAACCGTTAGACAAAGAATACCGGTAAAAGGGCTATTTATTTCGTTGATAATATTAGTCGGTATTGCTGTAATGCAGATTGAGCAGGCAAAGCACTTATCTACAACGGAAGTTGTCATTGGCATCGTTCCGGTAATTTTTGCGGCATTTGCTTATCCGTTGGGTAATCGTAAGATGAGGGCGGTTTGCGAAGGACGTTTAGACACATATCAAAGGGTCTTAGGAATGACGCTGGCAAGTTTACCATTTTGGCTGATTCTTTCTGTCTATGGCTTAGCCTCTGCAGGTTCACCTAGCTTTTCACAGACTGTGCAGGCTTTAATCGTGGCGGTCAGCTCAGGGGTAATCGCAACACTATTATTTTTCTATGCTACAGACATTACCAAGGGAGACGTTCATAAACTTGCCGCTGTGGAGGCTACCCAATCAGGCGAAGTGATATTTGCATTAATGGGAGAAATATTTTTACTGCGCGGCAAAATGCCGTCAATTATGTCTGTGGCAGGAATGAGCTTAGTGATAATCGGAATGGTTTTGCACAGCTTTGCTTCGCAGTCTAAAAGTATTGATATAAATGGGGGGATAGTTGGTGATTAA